A window of the Desulfobacula toluolica Tol2 genome harbors these coding sequences:
- a CDS encoding cache domain-containing protein, which produces MIENRTSDKFIKKKALSSSLRIIIPLYATYVLFVLSVFLVFIPNEKKHMMNLKKEIIRELTVTAWSLLSEYDQRVRQGELSIETAEQSAIRQIRNLRYGPEGKDYFWIVDMQHRVIMHPYMPELEGKDQVNSTDSNGKYIFAEFVNTVKMKGSGYVEYVWQWKDDSKKVGPKVSYVSGFLPWSWIIGTGIYLEDVRMEIDTTIQGFVKIFTGVLAIIILLSFYITWQAFKVDKKKILAEKAKHFEELRLKKLLELSQMSNASLRELTGFALEQAIKLTQSDIGYLAFLNDDETQLTMHTWSEETMKQCEIIDKKLVYQVDEIGMWGEAARRRKTVIINDYDNLKSPAKKGYPHGHVKISRMMSIPICDNEKIVALAGVGNKHENYNESDVRQLQLMMDGMWRIIQKKQSEDDLRKSEERYRLLADNATDGICIMQLSNLFLSYASPSMERILGYTCEEILELDIEYFMTQTSFEKVSAAIAEELEKEEKEGIDTNRYKIIELEQIRKNGSKVWTEVTASFLRDKNGKPDRVLGVTRDISKRKNLEHKFQQAQKMEAIGTLAGGIAHDFNNILSSVMGFTELVKLGCIKDEETKKNLDQVLAAGMRARDLVRHILTFSRRADVQKDLIQITPLIKECLKFLRASVPVNIEIRHHFDVTDGIVMADPTQIHQVLMNFFTNAAYAMKEKGGVLEVRLKSIEILNHEILQAKELKPGRYLQLAISDTGCGIPKELIERIFEPFFTTKGRIEGTGMGLSTAYGIIKDMGGAISTYSEIGMGTTFQLIIPEHPGESVTSTESADFFLMKGSGRILLVDDEESIVDWTRQVLLKLGYEVIGMSNSLETLEKFKQSPNDYDLVLTDMAMPRMTGLELSKQMISIRPDIPIILCTGFSEGLTSETIKDNGILDMIMKPMIASELARAVSKALKIEA; this is translated from the coding sequence ATGATAGAAAACAGGACATCTGATAAATTCATCAAAAAAAAAGCATTGTCCTCATCCCTGAGGATTATCATCCCTTTATATGCAACCTATGTTCTGTTTGTCCTGAGTGTTTTTCTGGTTTTTATACCCAATGAGAAAAAACATATGATGAATCTGAAAAAGGAAATAATCCGTGAACTTACGGTAACCGCCTGGAGTTTGCTGTCAGAATATGATCAAAGGGTAAGGCAAGGAGAATTGAGCATTGAAACTGCTGAACAGTCTGCAATAAGGCAAATTCGAAATTTGCGCTATGGCCCTGAAGGCAAAGATTATTTCTGGATAGTCGATATGCAGCACCGGGTGATTATGCATCCTTATATGCCAGAACTCGAAGGTAAGGATCAGGTAAATTCAACCGATTCCAACGGAAAATATATTTTTGCAGAATTTGTCAACACTGTTAAAATGAAAGGTTCCGGTTATGTGGAATATGTTTGGCAATGGAAAGATGATTCTAAAAAGGTTGGTCCGAAAGTTTCATATGTAAGCGGATTTCTTCCATGGAGCTGGATTATCGGGACTGGTATATATCTTGAAGATGTCCGTATGGAGATCGACACGACCATCCAGGGGTTTGTCAAAATTTTTACGGGGGTTCTTGCCATTATTATTTTGTTGTCATTTTATATCACATGGCAGGCATTTAAGGTCGATAAAAAAAAAATCCTTGCAGAAAAAGCAAAACATTTTGAGGAATTGAGGCTTAAAAAATTATTGGAATTAAGCCAGATGTCGAATGCTTCACTCAGAGAACTGACTGGGTTTGCATTGGAGCAAGCAATTAAGTTGACCCAGAGTGATATAGGATACCTGGCTTTTTTAAATGATGACGAGACTCAACTGACCATGCACACCTGGTCAGAAGAAACCATGAAACAATGTGAAATTATTGATAAAAAATTGGTATATCAGGTAGATGAAATAGGAATGTGGGGCGAGGCTGCAAGACGCAGAAAAACCGTTATTATCAATGATTATGATAATTTGAAGTCTCCGGCAAAAAAAGGATATCCTCATGGGCATGTAAAAATTTCCCGTATGATGAGTATTCCAATATGTGACAATGAAAAGATTGTGGCATTGGCAGGTGTGGGTAATAAACATGAGAATTATAATGAGTCTGATGTTCGTCAATTGCAGTTGATGATGGACGGTATGTGGAGAATTATTCAAAAAAAGCAGTCTGAAGACGATTTGCGAAAAAGTGAAGAAAGATACCGGCTGTTGGCTGATAATGCAACCGATGGTATTTGTATAATGCAGCTTTCCAATTTATTTTTGTCTTATGCCAGTCCTTCCATGGAAAGGATTCTGGGATATACATGCGAGGAAATTCTTGAACTGGATATCGAATATTTCATGACTCAAACATCCTTTGAAAAAGTATCTGCAGCCATAGCCGAAGAATTGGAAAAAGAGGAAAAAGAAGGGATTGATACCAACCGGTACAAGATCATTGAGCTGGAGCAGATAAGAAAAAACGGATCAAAAGTCTGGACAGAGGTGACGGCAAGTTTTTTAAGGGATAAAAACGGAAAACCGGACAGGGTATTGGGAGTTACCCGTGATATTTCCAAACGCAAGAACCTGGAGCATAAATTCCAGCAGGCTCAGAAAATGGAAGCCATCGGGACTTTGGCCGGTGGAATTGCCCATGATTTTAATAATATTCTGTCTTCTGTTATGGGTTTTACGGAATTGGTAAAATTGGGTTGCATTAAGGATGAGGAGACAAAAAAGAACCTGGATCAGGTTCTTGCAGCCGGTATGAGGGCCAGGGATCTGGTCAGGCATATATTGACATTCAGCCGCAGGGCGGATGTTCAAAAAGATTTGATACAGATAACGCCCTTGATCAAGGAATGCCTGAAGTTTTTAAGAGCTTCGGTGCCTGTGAACATAGAGATCAGACATCATTTTGACGTAACAGACGGAATTGTGATGGCAGATCCTACACAGATTCACCAGGTTCTCATGAATTTTTTTACAAATGCGGCCTATGCAATGAAAGAAAAGGGCGGCGTATTGGAAGTTCGGCTCAAATCAATTGAAATTTTGAACCATGAAATTCTCCAGGCAAAAGAATTAAAACCGGGCCGTTATCTTCAATTGGCGATTTCCGACACGGGATGTGGTATTCCAAAAGAGTTGATTGAAAGGATTTTTGAACCCTTTTTTACAACCAAAGGACGAATTGAAGGAACTGGAATGGGCTTGTCAACAGCTTATGGTATCATCAAGGACATGGGGGGTGCCATTTCGACCTACAGTGAAATTGGTATGGGAACAACCTTCCAGTTGATAATTCCGGAACATCCTGGAGAATCCGTAACAAGTACTGAGTCCGCTGATTTTTTCCTCATGAAAGGCAGTGGCAGAATCCTTTTGGTCGACGATGAAGAGTCGATTGTTGACTGGACCCGGCAGGTGCTTTTAAAACTCGGTTATGAAGTAATCGGTATGAGCAACAGCCTGGAAACCCTTGAAAAATTCAAACAAAGCCCCAATGATTATGATCTTGTATTAACGGATATGGCAATGCCCCGTATGACAGGTCTTGAACTATCAAAACAGATGATATCAATAAGGCCTGATATTCCTATTATTCTGTGTACGGGATTCAGCGAAGGGTTGACATCGGAAACGATTAAAGATAACGGTATTTTGGATATGATTATGAAACCCATGATCGCCAGCGAACTTGCCCGGGCGGTCAGCAAGGCTTTGAAGATAGAAGCTTGA
- a CDS encoding sigma-54-dependent transcriptional regulator, translating to MINVLIIDDDPKICLLFSKLLKQMGHEAYVASTMKEGLVLCNNECFDLVLLDLELPDGNGLQILPELMKTDSEPEVIIITGTGDARGAQMAFKSGAWDYVQKPFLLDEVSLPITRALQYRREKQTEKTPVSLVRSHIIGESDVIHKCLEDVAMAAGSDASVLITGETGTGKELFARAIHENSKRASKPFIAVDCGALPETLVESTLFGHEKGSFTGAQTRQDGLIVQAHGGTLMLDEVGDLPLKVQKSFLRTLQERRVRLIGGKSEKHVDFRLVAATNLDLDKMVKEKIFRADLLYRIRAMEIKLPSLRERENDIEEITIKKTYELARRYDIETKAISPEFFKTLAAQNWPGNVRELINVLEYALASAGQDPTLFPKHLPPEYRTAGLEFDAVPAKKSIQLPVGDLGAGDDLPTLKDYRTSIEKEYLKQLLKRVNGDREKANKISGISQSRLYGLLKKHNLSGFGSS from the coding sequence ATGATTAATGTATTGATAATTGATGATGATCCCAAGATTTGTTTGCTTTTCAGTAAGCTGCTTAAGCAGATGGGGCATGAAGCTTATGTTGCCAGTACCATGAAAGAAGGTCTTGTTCTTTGTAATAATGAGTGTTTTGACCTTGTTCTTCTGGATCTGGAACTTCCCGACGGGAACGGATTGCAGATACTGCCTGAGCTGATGAAGACCGATTCCGAACCTGAGGTTATTATTATCACGGGAACAGGGGATGCCAGGGGGGCTCAAATGGCCTTTAAAAGCGGTGCATGGGATTATGTGCAAAAACCTTTTCTTTTGGACGAGGTTTCGCTTCCCATAACCCGGGCTCTTCAGTACCGCAGGGAAAAACAGACTGAAAAAACACCGGTTTCCCTGGTTCGGTCGCATATTATAGGAGAGTCCGATGTTATTCATAAATGCCTGGAAGATGTTGCGATGGCAGCGGGTAGCGATGCCAGCGTTCTGATTACCGGTGAGACAGGAACCGGCAAGGAGTTGTTTGCCAGGGCCATCCATGAAAACAGTAAAAGAGCATCAAAGCCTTTTATTGCGGTGGATTGCGGGGCTTTGCCTGAAACATTGGTGGAAAGTACCCTGTTCGGTCATGAAAAAGGTTCATTCACGGGCGCACAAACACGACAGGATGGTCTTATTGTACAGGCCCATGGCGGGACTCTTATGCTGGATGAAGTGGGGGATCTGCCGTTAAAGGTTCAAAAATCTTTTTTGCGGACTCTTCAGGAGAGGCGTGTGCGCCTGATAGGCGGTAAATCTGAAAAACATGTGGATTTCAGGCTGGTTGCAGCAACCAATCTGGATCTTGATAAGATGGTTAAAGAAAAAATTTTCCGGGCAGATCTGTTATATAGAATTCGTGCCATGGAAATCAAACTGCCTTCTCTGCGGGAACGGGAGAATGATATCGAAGAAATTACCATTAAAAAAACATATGAACTTGCCCGGCGATATGACATTGAAACAAAAGCCATATCCCCGGAATTTTTTAAAACCCTTGCCGCACAAAACTGGCCTGGAAATGTGCGTGAATTGATAAATGTTTTAGAATATGCGCTGGCTTCCGCAGGACAGGATCCCACATTGTTCCCCAAACATCTTCCTCCGGAGTACCGGACAGCCGGGTTGGAGTTTGATGCGGTTCCGGCAAAAAAATCAATTCAACTGCCTGTTGGTGATCTGGGTGCCGGGGATGATCTTCCCACGCTGAAGGATTATCGAACCAGTATTGAAAAAGAGTATTTAAAGCAGTTGTTGAAACGGGTTAATGGAGACAGGGAAAAGGCAAATAAAATTTCCGGAATTTCTCAGTCCCGTTTATATGGCCTTCTAAAAAAGCATAACCTGTCAGGCTTTGGTTCTTCTTGA
- a CDS encoding chemotaxis protein CheW, translating into MAESQETMNQSLRAMDEREGKYLSLSGYIHVGCVVDAVSDVLNISSLDIEDIPDFSVGLDSSSILGKAKIEGGVKILPDIDHVLSINKLSSSSQTAY; encoded by the coding sequence ATGGCTGAATCACAAGAAACAATGAACCAGTCGTTAAGGGCCATGGATGAACGGGAAGGGAAATACCTGAGCTTATCCGGTTACATTCATGTAGGCTGTGTGGTGGATGCAGTGTCAGATGTTTTAAATATAAGTTCCCTGGATATTGAAGATATCCCTGATTTCAGTGTTGGTCTTGATTCCTCTTCTATCCTGGGGAAGGCCAAAATAGAAGGAGGTGTTAAAATTTTACCGGATATAGACCATGTGTTGAGTATAAACAAATTATCATCTTCAAGTCAGACGGCGTATTAA